The stretch of DNA atctggagcacagacccaactccgtagtcaccagtcgttttcttagttattcattattattatcattgttgtcttgagccagtacgctcgttctttctgtctctctctctgtatactgtccacccctcacttactttccctttcccgcgaacatttcatcctttccctctattccacctcctctccctcagccggtatttttcactacgaaaggtggcaaccctacgtgcatgcgatgcgagacgaatattgtgtggCTGTGCAGCAAAGCTTTCCTGGTCTATGCCGCctattctccctattctcactgaaggccttcccattattttgcgACGACCTACTCAACGCGGATCTCTTCAGACAGGTTTCACGACCTCAATTTCGCGCTTCCGCTGCCGgggaaaccccttctgggatagggtgccagaacagtgactgcattccgcggaacgatatgaagttctcttctgaccagcaatgtggcgctactgtacgatggcaagacggggcagttcacggagccgtacataccttaagttttttcaatattgtgaacaactggaggcatggacagacatgacatggacacgtaaatattcaagaaagaattccgcgtaaatgctactgattacatttcacatatgtgctacagtaaacgagctacgaacttccaaaagcgagagaccgaacttataaattttttgcagctttcgtaaggtttttaaaaacttctgcaaaaaaaattgcaaatgtctccaatgcgaattttttgaaattctaaaatctatcgaacaaggccattttggtccaaatcggttcagtattagctgcaaaagatcgcattgtttcgcccatagagaatacatggggccgccggaagtcgtatcccctcttaacaaagatcacacccctttcacaccctacaactttgttttggaagttcctgagggtgtaacaatggtgtactacaccctcaggtgaaatagggtgataagtgtgtcgcctgggtgtaggaagggagtatgtttattttcgttcacatgaacaaaagtaaatgtaTACAACAACCGGgaacgggaagttacattacagaAGTGCAcggcgtggatttacaacacgtctaccactTTTTACTTCTGCGCTTTTTACATAGACAATAGATtgtgcgtgaatatcacggtcatgaatataactctgaattgcttctggggcatgttgaagtagtatctccttggaaccatcagtagatgtggcatttctgatgaagggctgcgaccacgaGTTTTTCTAGCTACAtcttaaaatgctggtgtttcctttcgaaacgcatacacaatacagctaggagaggaccaaacatcctgatgagtcgcggataatgaacaatgtaatgcattttacaggggttagatatttgtgggtacaacactgcaaagcgttgaagaaacgaataaatgcaacgttctaagtaatgaacatgcatatgggggaggtgcctgctcatgagaaggtctacaatttcacgaaaagctatatacagctgccatgcatgcttcattgccatgcacagctgtcACGCCACATGAttttctgtatgtcggctgtgcatgtttatacACATATGTAATTACCttgatatacatacatatatggacctcaacgTGATTATATTCAATATAATCTGGAAATTTTGAATACAcggttaccagcatattgccacgaacccgACAGTTTTATTTTGCGTTACAACCTTTACACCCCTGTTACAGGAAGGAAACTCGGAGACCCGCTGTCATGAATATGGTCCCACTTTATTCCAGAGGGGCGGAACCAAACTGCCTGAACGAAGGTACAGGCCCGAGTGCCTGGCTCGCGATCCCTCCTTCTCTTTCGGTACTCGCGTGGGCAGAAACGTCCTCGTCGATTCCCAACATCCTCCCGGGGGCGGCAGTGGTGTCCTCGTGGGCCTCTAGCAGGTATAGACGCTGAGCAGGACGTGACGTTTCTCTTCCGTTTGCGAGTCTGATAGTGAAGCTCCGGACGATCCCGTCGTGCCCCGGGTGTGTGGCTACAACGATGGCGGTTTTCCACAACAATGGTGGGAGGCGGTCGTCTTCAACGATGACAAGATCACCAGGCTTCAGAGCTGTAGGAAATCCGCCAGCACCTTGGTGCGCAGAACGGAGCTGGAGGAGATATTCCCTTTTCCAGCGCTTCCAGAATACTTCAATGGCTGGCTGGCGTCGTTCGCTCCGTCTGCATAACGTCAAGGGCGTGCTCTCTTGCTGGACGTTCTCGAGAAGCGGCAGCCTGGCAATACGACTCCCGACGAGGAAATGAGACGGGGTAAGAGGGAGCACCTCTTGAGGATCCGTGGATATGCTAGTGAGGGGTCTGCTGTTTACGGCCGCTTCGACTTCGTGAAGGATGGTGACCAGTTCTTCGAATGTCTTGCGACTACGGCCGAGGGTCAGTCTTAGGGATGATTTCACCGTGCGGATCATGCGCTCCCACCACCCACCCCACCAGGGGGCGGAAGGGGGGTTAAACCTCCAAGTGATGCGAAGATTGCTGGCGAAATCTTGGACGGGTTCCGTGGACAGGAGAGTGAGGAAGTGAGCGCATCGGTGGAAAGTGCGGGCGTTGTCGGAGTATACAAGTGATGGAACACCGCGTCGGGCGACGAAACGGCGGAAAGCGAGAAGAAAAGCCGGGGCGGTCATATTTGTGACGAGCTCGAGGTGAATTGCTCGAGTCACCGCACACGTAAAGAGGGCCGCGTATGCTTTAGATGAGGCGCTTGAGCTGACTCGGACATACAGCGGGCCGCAGAAGTCCACGCCAGTGACGTCGAATGCGGTGGTCGGTGTTATCCGCTCGCGAGGTAGTGGGGCGACAGGCGCGGATTCTGGACGAAGTCTCGTGCGGCGGCACCGCAGGCACTGACGAAGTACGCGTTTAACAGTTTGTCGTCCCTTGAGCAGCCAGTATCTGTCGCGGAGATCGAGGAGCGTTGTATGAATGCTTGCATGGCAGAGGCGGAGGTGGACATACATGATAATGAGGGCCCTGAGGCGGTGATGGCTTGGGAGCAAGATAGGGTGTTTTAGGTCACTTGGGTCGGGAAGGGCTTCAAGGCGACCACCGACTCGGAGAATGCCGTCACCGTCCAGTATAGGTCGGAAGAGTCTGATGGCTTATGATCGAGCGAGCTGCTCGCCGCGCTGAAGCGCTGAAATCTCGCCGACGAAGACGTCACCTTGCGACCGCCGAAGCCAGTAGGTTTCTGCCTGATCAAGCTCGCGTGCAGTTAGGGGACCGCGTACGGGCGACGCCGTGTGATGAGCGTTAGCGACGAAGCGGCGTACCCAAGCGGTAATCCGGAGAACCGTGCTTAGATTGCCGTAGCGGTCTAAATCGAAAATAGCCGGTAACCTGAGCGAGGGAGCGGGGCAGACAGTGGTCTGCGTGTCGCGTTCTTCATCTTGGGGGACTGGAGTGAAGCTTGAAGAGGGCCGAGAAGGCCAGGAGTCTGTCTGCATGATGAGCCAGTGTGGGCCGTGCCACCATAGGGGTTCGGCGGCGAGTCGCTGAGCAGACACACCGCGAGTGACAAGATCAGCGGGGTTCTCTTGTCCGGGGCAATGACGCCACGTGTGACCGGTAGAGAGGCGTTTGATTTCGGTGACGCGGTGCTGAACAAAGGCAGGTTTGGACGGTAGGTCGGCTGTGATCCAGTGTAATGCTATTGTAGAACCGGTCCAAAAATAAGTGGGTAGAGATGTGACCAACGCAAGTTGCCGGATGTGAGCATCTACGAGCGCCGCTGGTCGACCGAATCGATTCTGTAAAGTCGTGATCGCCGTATCATAATTCGCTTCAGAGATGGCAATTCCCTCGACGGAAGGTTTCGCTGGACCCGACAAGTAGGACAGTAGATATTTAAACTTTTCGATTCTGGGCAAAGCTTCGCAGTTGTGAATTGTGGTTCGGAAGTGATCCCAAAACGCTTGCCGGTCCTTTGCCTTGCCCGCAAATGTGGGGATCTGCAACTTCGAAAGAGCGACCGTTCTAATGCTGGATGGAAGCTGGTGAGGATCACGAAGAGCGGGTGCGACGGCAGGACTGGGCGCGATAATGCGACGAGCTCTTGCCACGGCGAGGTAAATATCGTCCTGGTAACGTGTGGCTGTAGTATACTCATCTTCGAACGCGTCATCGCTGACTTCGTCCTGGATTTTGGAGTCCAGCTCTCGCAACTGTCCAGCCTTTTGTTCCAGCAGATGAGCGTTATCGGTGATCTCGCTGAGGTTTGGATTATCGGAGATGTGCAGGCCTTCCAACTTGTTGAGGAGCCGTGTCACCGCCGCGCGAAGGACGGTACGAGCCTTCTGTGGACGACTCATTGAAGGCGAGGATGGCAGCAGTATCCGAGTGATTCATTGACGGAGGAGAGCGGCAGGAGATTCCCGGGTATTTCGGCACCAATATTACGAAAGGGGAAGGAGCGACCGAGCAGAACAGCCTTCAAACGCTTTACTACTAACAGCAAGCAAAAACCGAATCCCAGAATGCGCCACCGGCGCGCCCTATCCGCCCCTTCTTCCTCTGTCCTCAACATGTTCCCCGGCCGGCGTTGTGATGATGCGCCGCCGGTAGCGCCACCGGTAACGCCACCAGTCCCACCAAACTTCGCGTCGTGCCTGTCGACTGGGGACCGCCCGCGGGAAGTTCGGCAGCGTCTTCATGAGCGCCCTCGCAGTAGGGCCACTAGCATAGGAGTCGTAGAAGGACGTTGCTCGGCACAGGTTCTCCAAATGTACAGTACACCTGACACGGTGGACGTACTTGTCGATGCTCATGCTGGGAGAGATGCTTCTAGGGATGAGCGAGTCCTCGCCCGTTGACACGTCAGGAGAAATATATGGGGTCTCCACGGGCTTGCGATTGGGTCCCGCTCCTGGTACTGGTTCAGTAGCGAAATCTCTTGCCTCGTCGGTTGATGACGCAGAACGCTGATCGCTGATGACGACGACTGGATCACCACTGAACGAGATTTCGTTCAGTAGCGAAGTCTCGTATCCTTCTTGCTGACGTTTGGAGCAGTACCTTCTAGTGTCGGAATCTTCTCTGGCATTCCCTCCAGAATCTCTGTCGTCCAGCCTGTCTCCTGCCTCAGCAATAGAGCTGTTCCGACTGTCTTCGTGTATACCACCGCAACCGCCGAGCGAAACGAGGCCAGGAGGAAGCTTCTGTGCCACGAAACGCCGAGACTTCAAAATAGCAAGGAGGATTAATATAACTTCCCATTTATTCAGTAAAAGACAAACTTAGTACATCTTAGCGAAAGCCCGTCACATGCTTCGGTCAAGCTTCGCTTCGAACAGAACAGTGCGCGAGCGCAAACACTTCGTTGTCGTCCTCCTTGTCCGGTCTATCTCAGCCTCTGACACTCCCCCCGGCTAAGTAAAGAAATACCCATGCGTTAAGGAAAACTAATTTAACTAATTTAAGTGAAAGTCTTTGTAGCGCTTAGGCGTCTTAACTTCCCTGCCAAAACGTCCTCTCTTGTGAGCACTTTGTGCTGTAGAGTCGTTTCTTGTCTGCTTTTGCGATGAAAAGTTTGCCGGTTGGTTCACTTGCTGGCTATTCTGCTCTGCCTGCTCAGAGAGGCCAGCTGATTGTGGAGGCTGGTGATCCTTGCTTGAAGATTCCTGTTGAGGGGGCAAGTCACCTGGGGTCTGACTCTGGGGCCGGAGACTTTCATTACTCTCAGCTGACTGACCTTCCTGAGTTGAATGGCCGTGGTCGTGTGACTGAGTCACTTGCGGAGCATGCTGCATGTCGAGGGGAAAGTTGAGTAAGCTTGCTTTGGCTATTTCCCATGTCGCTACATGGTCGCTCTTCAGCAAACGTAGCTTGATGTGGACCACGTGCCGACGGTGAACTCTGCCGTCTGCAGTTTTCGCAGAAAATGAACAACGACCGATCTTTTTTATTATAACGGCCGGTATCCACGGCTGCTCTCCCGAGAAGTTGCGAATGAAGACTAACCGGTCAGGTTCAAAGTCGTGGGACCGTGGAAGAACTTGGGGAATCTCGTGACTGGACGAGTCATTTTCTGGGTGCATCCAATCCAGGGGCGTAGTCAAGCGCCGCCCGAAGAGGAGCTCCGCCGGGGTCTTCCCTATACTTGTAGACACTGTGGTGTGTTGTTTGAACAAGAAACGTGCTAACCGACACTCGATGCTGCCGTCAGTTAATTTCCTGAGAGCACGTTTGGTTTCTCCGACCATCCTTTCTGCTTGTCCGTTCGTGGATGGGTGGAACGGAGCGCTTGTTCGTTGCTTGATTCCATTCCTTGTGTAGAAATTCGCCATCGCCGCCGAAACAAAATTGGGCGCATTGTCTGTGACGATTACCCTAAGGATGCCCAACGTCGCAAAAATGTTGCGTAACTGTTCTATTATGCGTGCTGACGTTGTGCTTCGCATGCGCTTGACTTCGAGCAATTTGGAAAATGAGTCTATGACGATAAGGTACGACCAACCGTCGATGGGTCCCGCGAAGTCCATGTGTAGCGTGTGCCATGGCGTGTGGGGACGCTCGAACTCTATGTCCACGAGTGGCGAAGAAGCGCGAGCCCAAGTCTGACACATCGGACAGCTCTTCACCGTGATCTCAATATCATGATCCAGCTTGGGCCACCAGAAATGGCTTCTTGCTGTACTTTTCATGGCTGCGATACCCGGGTGGTTGGCGTGGAGCATTCTTAACGCTAGGGATTGTGCTTTCTTGGGCAAAATTACACGTGAGCCCCAAATCACGCATCATTTACACGTGGAAAGCTCACTGGTACGCCTCCTATACGGTGTGAACGCTTGTTCTCTCCAACTGGAAAAGTCGCCGGTTTGTACAGCATGAGATACCTTGGACAAAATAGGGTCTTGTTTGATTAAGCTTGCAATGTGTCTTGGTGTGAGTGGTTCACACTCAACTGATTCGAGCATTAAAATGTCTCCAGTAGCAGTGTCCTCATTAGCTGTGGTTGGAAGCGGAAGACGACTCAACGCGTCTGCGTTCTGATGCCGATGACCCGGACGATATATCAGTGTATAATCGTAAGCGCTTAACAAGAGACACCAGCGCAGCATCCGAGGCGATAGTACTGCTGGTATCTGTTTTTCTTGACTGAAGATACCAAGTAGCGGTTTGTGATCTGTGACCACGGTTATATACCTACCAGCCACGAAGTGATGAAAGTGCTTCATACCAAATACCACCGCTAAGCCTTCCTTGTCTAGCTGCGCGTAGTTCTGCTCGGCTTTGCTGAGTGTCCGTGAGGCGAACGCCACTGGAACCTCCAAGTGGTTGTGTGTCCGTTGCGAAAGGACTGCGCCTATGCCGTATGGTGAGGCATCACATGCCAGCACAACGGGCCGGTTAACGTCGAAATGTGCCAATACTGGTGCTGCAGCTAGCAACTGCTTGAGCTTGTCGATAGCGTCTTGTTCTTGGGATCCCCAAAACCATGGTGTGTCCTTGTGTAGCAACCGATACAAGGGTTCTGCAACCGACGCTCGGTCCTTTAGAAAACGGTTGTAAAAGCTCAGCAATCCTAAGAAGAACTGCAGCTCTTTCTTGTTCCTTGGGTTGGGTGCCTGAAGGATAGCTTTGACCTTGACTTGTGTGGGTCTGATGCCAGCTGCGCTGATATGATACCCAAGGTACTCAAGTTCTTGTACGCCGAAGAGGCATTTCTCCAGACGAACCTTGAGCCCTGCATCAGTCAAGCGCTTAAGCACAGAGCGCAGACGCTTGTTATGCTCGTCGAGGGTACTGCCAGAAATGAGAATGTCGTCGAGGTACGCCCCGACACCTTCTAACCCTGCCAGAAGGCTGTCCATGTACTTCTGGAATACGAGAGGCGAGACAGATACACCAAAAGGTAAGCGTGTGACACGAAATAGGCCACGTGGCGTGTTCACCGTGAGTAGCTCGGAGGATGCGTCGTCCACTCGTAACTGCTGATACGCTTGCTGAAGGTCGATCTTGGAAAAGATCCTGCCTCCTTGAACTAGAGCCAGCATATCATCTACTGTGGGAAGCGGATACGCTGCCTTCGCTACCGCTTGGTTCACCGTGCTACGGTAGTCTCCGCATAGACGTAAGGTGCCGTTCTGCTTCCGTACTGTTACTAGCGGCGTAGCCCATGTCGAAGAAGAAACGGGTTTCAGAATGCCTTGCTCTTTTAACTTGTCTAACTCTTTGTCGACTGCTGTCCTCAATGCCAGTGGCACTGTGCGGGACTTCAAGAACCTAGGGACTGCGTTTGGCTGCAGCTCGATGTGTATAGGGTCGCCTACATGGCCTGATATATTGCCATTAAAAAGGGTGCTGAACTGATCGAGTAGTGGTTGGCACTGTGACTCCGTGACTCGGTGAATGCCAGACAGTGAAATTCCCAGTGGCTCAAACCAGTCTCGACCTAGGAGGCTCGTTCCAGTTCCCGCGACGATGTACAGATCGAGTTTTGCTTGCTTCCTGTGTAGCTGAACGGTGACTCGTGCTTTGCCCCGGACTTGGAGTGGTGTGCCGGTCCACGTCCTCAATTTCAATGCTGCTTTCAGTAGACGTGGTCTGTTGCTGTCCCATTGCTGGTTAAAGGTGTTCTCACTCATTATTGAAAATGATGCACCGGAATCGACTTCGAAGCAGCAAGGACGTTCGTTTACCGTAACCTATACGGTTAAGCTTTCAGTCGATTGGCTCATGGAGTTGACCGTGAATAAGCTGTTCCACGAATCTGCTTCGTCGGCAGTTAGATTATTCGCTTGTTGACGTCCAGATGAGCGCGTGCCGGAAgcctgcttctttttcttcgttatGCATGCTTTTTCAATATGCCCCAGTTTCTTGCAGAACTAGCATGTGGAATTTCGGTGAGGGCAGCTTTTCTGGTTGTGCGCACCGTCACAACGGTAGCACTTTTTGGACGGCTTAGGGAGCTTATTATTCTTTGGGCTTCTGGTTGCTGAagtttgaagtactttgttttcttCCCTGCTGCGCATGCTTGCCTGTTGTGAAACCGTGGATTCCATGGCTTTCGCGGTGTCGACCGCCATTTGGAATGTGATATTCCTTTCGGAGAGTAGACGCTGCTGCAGGTGCACGTCCCTCAGACCACAGATGAATATGTCTCGTAGCATCACTTCCAAGGGTAAAATTGTTTTCGCCGAAGCCGGAACAGCGGTCGTCGGAGCCTGTGAGACCGTTGCTTGTGACGGTGAAGCGATCGCTGAAGCCATGGTTGCAGTTTAGGTCGCTGGGGAATCACCGTGCGCCGTGGCAGGCGATCGTGTGGTTGGTGCAAGTGGTAGCGGTAATGGAACGGCAACATTACCGAAATTGCAGTCTTTAGCTAGAGCTCTCAAAGCGTCGACATATTCAGAGATTGTCTCTTGAGGAAGTTGATCCCTTTTGTGAAAACGCCAGCGCCCTAGAAGTTCAGAAGGACCTGTTTCAAAATGGCTGCTCAGACGTTCGATTATGTCGTCATACGAAACTTGCGCCGGTGTGAGCGGATGCAGCAAGTCTCGTACCTTGTCGTAGGTCTGTTCGCCGCAAAACGTGAACAACAGAGCCCTTTTCTTAGCTGCGTCCTGCACGTTATTCGCCTCGAAGAGAAATTCTAGGCGTTCACGCCACGAGTTCCAACTGGAGCCTGGTACGAATTCAGGAAGCCTTGCATGATTCATTTTGTAGTGTCCGTGGAGTTCGTACTTCCCTCGTCGCCAGTAATATAACTTCCCATTTATTCAGTAAAAGACAAACTTAGTACATCTTAGCGAAAGCCCGTCACATGCTTCGGTCAAGCTTCGCTTCGAACAGAACAGTGCGCGAGCGCAAACACTTCGTTGTCGTCCTCCTTGTCCGGTCTATCTCAGCCTCTGACAAGGATGTTGTCCTGGTGCTCTGAGGCCTCCAGGAACTCCTATTCAAAGCCATCGTCATCGATTGCCTCTTGAATAGCGACGTCCAGGTCCTTGAGCTTCTTGGAGCGTTCTTCTAGTTGAAAAATGACGTTCACGATGAAAGCACGTACGGCATCGCCGGTGGCCTGCCATCGACCGGTAGCCGCATCTAACTTGGTGATGAGACGGATGATCTCCGAGCGTAGGATGCCATGGGTCTGCCGAAGACAATCCATCGACCACAGATGGTGGTGGCCAGACGACGAGGGCTCGGTTGTTCCTCCGAAAACTGAAGGGAGCGGGTGGTTCCCGGAGCAACGAAAAGGGAAACCAGGTGAACGCCTGAAGGAGAATCGGCCGTCCTTCCGAAATATCGAGAGCGGGTTATTCCCGCTCTCAACCTCTTCTATCCGCCCCTTCTTCCTCTTTCCTCAACACCCCAATTGCcacgagggtgttaaaatacaccttaaaaggtgtgcgccatgaacattttgactttgacaccctttaaggtgtaaaacgatttagagtgtagctcaCATCAAAAACCAGACACTCGCTGCGTTGCCATTGTATTTTGTAATACGTACATCACTTCGATGTATGTATTAAAAGGCTGAATTTATTGATTTTTATagattgattgatcgattggggttttttggcgcaaaagcgacaAAGGCCGTTGAATTTATTGAATAATTTTTAACTGAGATAACTTTTAAAAGTCTAATAAACTATAAATATCCATTACTGTAATTGAACGGATTGGCCTTGTAATATAAGGTACACCAATATATCGGAGGCTTGGAGATCGTAATTAGTAGTTCGGATACGCTACGTGGTTTTAAATAGACGTTTACATTATTGTTTCTAttggaaaacacaaaggaaaacATCCCATTTCAGCTGGTGTCCACGAAAATATATGCCCTTGAATACTTGACAGTTATCACATTCCCTCTCCAAACGTGTCCCTGGAAATGGTTCGTTGTACAGTGGCACTGGTACCGTTTTGCAGAGCCGTCGGAAGCCCTTCGCGGCTAGGGTGAGGGGAAGGAATGGGGAAGAGTGAACCCCAACCCAACCTCTGACACTTCTAtgtattccagcctcagaacatcaattgtctcatgttcaacaaatgccgcttgcgtcgatccggtcgtatgaatgtgtaaatgaatgagaaaatgtaagaatgaaagggggatgagtgagagagtggttggtgtGTTagttggggaggtgtgttagcttagctcaattggtagagccctgggcctgtaatccagaagatgtgggttcgagtcctacagctgcctaaccttttcagtcacgtccttctttcatcattaatttcttaggcacttgaggctttgtatataTTTGACCTTTccgtgtgttccagcctcagaacatcaattgtctcatgttcaacgaATTGTGTGCCGGTATGTACGGCACAAAAGAAAGTTCATGCATTGGAGCCGCAGAAAGCAGCAGCTCACGGGAGAAGATAACCAGTAAGGACATCGGATCTCTGTGTTTATGCAACAGTCCCTCAGAATCATGCTACTTGCCACTATGGAAGGAATGTCCAGGAGCAGAAACTATTAATTTTGAGAAGTGAGGAACCACAGACCACATTGCGGCCACTCTCTTCGAAGGTGGAAATTTCATACAGGAGGTGCTGGAACCAGGGTGCTGCAGTCAACCAAAAACTTGGATATGAAACCAAAAAACACAACACGTTATTTCGGgtcgaaccggaacggaacgaAAACCCAAAGAAAATTGTATGCTCCGGGGGGAAACcaaaaacaacagcaactttattttatgatgatgaatggggagtttcatcgccacaggcggtactctaccccattgctgatggtgacgTGGGAAATgagataatgagccccttcacaataagggtcgaagtccgattgtgtccagaaaggtcaaaataGCTTTCAGCGCAGGGCATTGGTGGGCTGGACACAgctagggaccaagcaattttgatagggagCAGGAGCGAGAGTCCATCTGACTATGAGgcccggagagtacggttctggaaggttgatagtgtgggcaatgacgaaGAAGGTGCTCCAGAACCTCAAGGGCACCAAAGTGACAGCGTCTGGGAGAGTctacttgtctcaagcggtaaaaccactgagctgtaaaagccacatcgagtcgcattcgatgaattaacgcagcatcttgacgagaagtgtttcgtggcatgccaaaagcgagcgttggatccaCTCTGCTGAGCATAAATAGGGGGAGAATGTCGATTGTCCATCGGTGGGAAGGcgggggtgtcacgaggcgttgCAGGATGGTACGACGGTCTCTTCTCAGCAGTGTAATACTGGTCCGCTTCCGATGCGAGAGAACTGCTTCTACTGCGCTCTCGGCccgctcgttccccacgacaccagaATGGGCTgaaacccactggagaacccgCCCGTGGTCTGCTTCGTACACGGGGTGGTAAGTCATTAACACAtccgtgactaggggtgcggataaGCCTCGTACGCCAGAATTTTCAACAGGCTGCAGGGCAGATTTTAAGTCAGCAACGACTggccattcccgcggggtaaaatcaacgatgtgctgcagaaagaaaaggatggcatagaggtcagcagctgtggatgaggttggatgcgaaaggcgtcgtccttgcactgctccttcggatgggatgacgaacgCCGACGCGGACTGGCGTTTtctggatgcgccatctgtgCATGCTCCTGTAGACGAAGAAAATTTTtcgtctacgagagcataaaaatgagCTCGAAGGACTTTCCAGAGGGTTCGGAACGCTTCCGAAGGTCGCCGGTGCCTCCAGCCCAGGAGCTTCCGACGATGTGTCATTCTAGGCTACGATGCCTGTGAGACtgtggcgtgtcctctgcgctactcgatagaagttgctttcagggcggtatcgaatctTCTTGAGGaacgggtggcggggaatgtgcgtACGCAAACGTAGGCAGTGCCGAGCCGCCTCCATtacacgtagaacctcaaccgggagtTTACCATTTCTTCGAACTCGAAGGCAGccacgaaggcttcgagcaaacagggtccgaagggtatttaataaTGTTGTTGAGATCCTGAGCAGGATGTGAAGACCGTAAAGCACggtcgccctcaccaacgccgcgtgagCTGCGAGCAGGGAGCGCTGATcgcagccccatcctgagccagacaGATGTTGAATTGTAGAGAGGCATCGCTGCACTTTtttttcaaggtgcttaatgtggcgagcccagcgcacgTCCGAGTACCACGTCAAGGAAGCGATGGAAACGTGAAACTTTGTGTCATCAATGCAAAGAGAGAGATTGGTCATAGCCTTGCGTGTAAAAGGTAGCTCAACGCACTTTTggggcgaaaggtccatcccaagttgGGTGACGTACGCATGAACATTATTTTCAGCCAGCTGCAAGCGGCGATGAATGGCTGGGTGTGATTTTCAACTGTCCAAAGGGAgatgtcatctgcatacacggaaaacgacactttgcgaggaattagcGGTTGTATGCCGGCCATAACTACATTAAACAGCGTTGGAGTCAGTATGCTTTCTTGGGGGTCGCTTTGAT from Ornithodoros turicata isolate Travis unplaced genomic scaffold, ASM3712646v1 Chromosome13, whole genome shotgun sequence encodes:
- the LOC135372162 gene encoding uncharacterized protein LOC135372162 is translated as MYVHLRLCHASIHTTLLDLRDRYWLLKGRQTVKRVLRQCLRCRRTRLRPESAPVAPLPRERITPTTAFDVTGVDFCGPLYVRVSSSASSKAYAALFTCAVTRAIHLELVTNMTAPAFLLAFRRFVARRGVPSLVYSDNARTFHRCAHFLTLLSTEPVQDFASNLRITWRFNPPSAPWWGGWWERMIRTVKSSLRLTLGRSRKTFEELVTILHEVEAAVNSRPLTSISTDPQEVLPLTPSHFLVGSRIARLPLLENVQQESTPLTLCRRSERRQPAIEVFWKRWKREYLLQLRSAHQGAGGFPTALKPGDLVIVEDDRLPPLLWKTAIVVATHPGHDGIVRSFTIRLANGRETSRPAQRLYLLEAHEDTTAAPGRMLGIDEDVSAHASTEREGGIASQALGPVPSFRQFGSAPLE